A section of the Deinobacterium chartae genome encodes:
- a CDS encoding DUF3084 domain-containing protein, giving the protein MLWLFLGFLVLVSGFVAYAGDEVGRRVGRKHIRLFGLRPKTSALIVAIGAGMLISLLSLGGFAVINRSAVRTVLEADRVREELADLKAQIQPMQQEIAAVRAELASASAQRDAARQQAQESARQRTQALADRDASRQQVLELRAEAARLAEETRRLEAETAQLNAQTAGLSEDVRELRATRDALQARAAQFEARTERAQQRARAAEAQRERAENTARALEARSSRLQEQLASLEAARDELEARNARLNQELRREKRELEALRVQLVPLQDQARRLQNQQVRLQRENSRLQADNQGLFDQGRMLKAESGRLQAQNDRLRADIAKLQGEFERLEDEARRLRLDYVRQSNELAAQRTGQYIVLRGDLVHQAVLEPTVGEAGLARVLREAQSRAYARGARGNPSAVLPAEQQQALLRRLETMQGAALLTLRSATNQVQGYPLTLEARLVPNTTVYPKAQPIRTRNITLGGALPKTSNEIREQIDELVESAVVALEALGVPAENIRDGGLSAADTFELINRLRTLRGTVSIGILSRNEVRPGDTIELYPLVLR; this is encoded by the coding sequence ATGCTGTGGCTCTTTCTGGGCTTTCTGGTGCTGGTGTCGGGTTTCGTGGCCTATGCGGGCGACGAGGTGGGCCGCCGGGTCGGGCGCAAGCATATCCGGCTGTTTGGCCTGCGCCCCAAGACCAGCGCCCTGATCGTTGCCATCGGCGCGGGCATGCTGATCAGCCTGCTGAGCCTCGGCGGCTTCGCCGTGATCAACCGCTCGGCGGTTCGCACGGTCCTCGAGGCCGACCGGGTGCGCGAGGAGCTCGCCGACCTCAAGGCACAGATTCAGCCGATGCAGCAGGAGATCGCGGCGGTCCGCGCCGAACTCGCCTCGGCCAGCGCGCAACGCGACGCGGCCCGGCAGCAGGCGCAGGAGAGTGCGCGGCAGCGCACCCAGGCGCTGGCCGACCGTGACGCCTCGAGGCAGCAGGTGCTGGAGCTGAGGGCCGAAGCCGCGCGCCTGGCCGAGGAAACCCGCCGCCTCGAGGCCGAGACCGCACAGCTCAACGCGCAGACCGCCGGCCTCTCCGAGGACGTGCGCGAGCTCCGGGCCACCCGCGACGCCCTTCAGGCGCGCGCCGCGCAGTTCGAAGCGCGTACCGAGCGCGCGCAGCAGCGTGCCCGCGCCGCCGAAGCGCAGCGCGAACGCGCCGAGAACACTGCCAGGGCCCTCGAGGCGCGCTCGTCCCGGCTGCAAGAGCAGCTCGCCTCGCTGGAGGCCGCGCGCGACGAGCTCGAGGCCCGCAATGCCCGGCTGAACCAGGAGCTGAGGCGCGAGAAGCGCGAGCTCGAGGCGCTGCGGGTCCAGCTGGTGCCGCTCCAGGATCAGGCGCGTCGCCTGCAGAACCAGCAGGTGCGGCTGCAGCGCGAGAACAGCCGCTTGCAGGCCGACAACCAGGGTCTGTTTGACCAGGGCCGCATGCTCAAGGCCGAGTCGGGCCGCCTGCAGGCGCAGAACGATCGCCTGCGCGCGGACATAGCCAAGCTGCAGGGCGAGTTCGAACGCCTCGAGGACGAGGCGCGGCGCCTGCGGCTCGACTACGTGCGGCAGAGCAACGAGCTGGCCGCGCAGCGCACCGGGCAGTACATCGTGCTGCGCGGCGACTTGGTGCATCAGGCGGTTTTGGAGCCCACCGTGGGAGAGGCCGGCTTGGCGCGCGTGCTGCGCGAGGCGCAGAGCCGGGCGTATGCGCGTGGCGCGCGCGGCAATCCCAGCGCGGTGCTGCCCGCCGAACAGCAGCAGGCGCTGCTGCGTCGCCTCGAGACCATGCAGGGCGCTGCGCTGCTGACCCTGCGCAGCGCCACCAACCAGGTCCAAGGCTATCCGTTAACCCTCGAGGCGCGGTTGGTGCCGAACACGACGGTTTACCCGAAGGCCCAGCCGATCCGGACCCGCAACATCACCCTGGGCGGCGCGCTGCCCAAGACCAGCAACGAGATCCGCGAACAGATCGACGAGCTGGTCGAGAGCGCGGTGGTGGCCCTCGAGGCGCTGGGGGTTCCGGCGGAGAACATCCGTGACGGTGGGTTGAGTGCGGCCGATACCTTTGAGCTGATCAACCGCCTGCGCACGCTGCGCGGCACGGTGTCCATCGGGATCCTCAGCCGCAACGAGGTGCGGCCCGGAGATACCATCGAGCTGTATCCGCTGGTATTGCGCTGA
- a CDS encoding DUF4345 family protein → MYRTLRVILAVLGSAHLTISALFFFAPVWSYQAIAPFAPYNAHLLSDVGAFNLPLGVGLWLAARDPWRYQHLIVLAALGNLMHAASHLRDWHLHVPPSMPLWQGMLTEFGTLGAGLLLLALAIAVRSPRMSAARLSA, encoded by the coding sequence ATGTACAGAACCCTGCGAGTGATTCTGGCCGTGTTGGGCAGCGCTCACCTCACCATCAGCGCCCTGTTTTTCTTTGCCCCCGTGTGGTCTTACCAGGCCATCGCGCCCTTTGCGCCGTACAACGCGCATCTGCTGAGCGACGTCGGTGCGTTCAACCTGCCGCTGGGCGTGGGGTTGTGGCTGGCCGCGCGCGATCCGTGGCGTTACCAGCACCTGATCGTGCTCGCCGCCCTGGGCAACCTGATGCACGCGGCCAGCCACCTGCGCGACTGGCACCTGCACGTCCCCCCCAGCATGCCGCTGTGGCAGGGCATGCTGACCGAGTTCGGCACGCTGGGAGCCGGTCTGCTGCTGCTGGCCCTGGCGATCGCGGTCCGCTCCCCCAGGATGTCCGCCGCCCGTCTGTCCGCCTAG
- the hisD gene encoding histidinol dehydrogenase, which yields MRMLRSQEARERLRRSFAPDDVPQVWLDRIEATFGERLSPAEVVDRILRDVRARGDAALLDWTERLDGVRPSALAVAAADLEAARVDPELEEALRLSIERVRAFYARQPAGGWMEYGPEGALGQMVRPISRLGVYVPGGAAPLISSLVMVAVPAQVAGVRDIVVATPPGRDGEVHPAILVAARLLGIRTVLRAGGAQAIGALAYGTETVPAVDKIAGPGNLFVVIAKRQVFGQVGIESLPGPTETLVVADGSARADFVAADLLAQAEHVGAEPVLVTPDERLLVEVQRELDRQLENLPEPNRSWARQSLSDRFLAVLAEDLEEALELANLYAPEHLCLLVENAWDWLGRVENAGGVFVGEDSMEALGDYVAGPSHVMPTGGTARFSSPVNVRDFQKIISVVGVNRRALEATGPAAARLARAEGLEAHARAVEIRLER from the coding sequence ATGAGAATGCTTCGCAGCCAGGAAGCGCGCGAGCGGCTTCGCCGCAGCTTCGCTCCCGACGACGTGCCACAGGTGTGGCTCGACCGCATCGAGGCCACCTTCGGGGAGCGGCTCAGCCCCGCCGAGGTGGTAGACCGCATCCTGCGCGACGTCCGGGCGCGCGGAGACGCCGCGCTGCTCGACTGGACCGAGCGCCTCGACGGCGTGCGCCCGAGCGCGCTGGCCGTTGCGGCAGCCGACCTCGAGGCGGCCCGGGTGGACCCGGAACTCGAAGAGGCCCTGCGGCTCTCGATCGAGCGGGTCCGCGCGTTTTATGCGCGCCAGCCGGCGGGCGGCTGGATGGAGTACGGCCCCGAGGGAGCCCTGGGGCAGATGGTACGCCCGATCTCGCGCCTGGGCGTGTACGTCCCGGGCGGGGCCGCCCCCCTGATCTCGTCGCTGGTGATGGTGGCCGTACCCGCGCAGGTGGCGGGCGTGCGCGACATCGTGGTGGCCACTCCGCCCGGGCGGGACGGCGAGGTGCACCCGGCCATCTTGGTGGCCGCGCGCCTGCTGGGGATTCGCACGGTGCTGCGCGCAGGCGGGGCGCAGGCGATCGGAGCGCTGGCCTACGGTACCGAAACGGTCCCCGCCGTCGACAAGATCGCCGGACCGGGCAACCTGTTCGTGGTGATCGCCAAGCGCCAGGTGTTCGGCCAGGTGGGCATCGAGTCGCTGCCGGGCCCGACCGAGACGCTGGTGGTGGCCGACGGCAGCGCCCGGGCGGACTTTGTGGCGGCCGACCTGCTCGCGCAGGCCGAGCACGTCGGAGCCGAGCCGGTGCTGGTCACGCCCGATGAGCGGCTGCTGGTCGAGGTACAGCGCGAGCTGGACCGCCAGCTCGAGAACCTGCCCGAACCGAACCGTTCCTGGGCCCGCCAGAGCCTCAGCGACCGTTTCCTGGCGGTGCTGGCCGAGGACCTCGAGGAGGCTTTGGAGCTCGCCAACCTGTACGCGCCCGAGCACCTGTGCCTGCTGGTGGAGAACGCCTGGGACTGGCTGGGACGGGTGGAAAACGCCGGGGGCGTGTTCGTGGGCGAGGACTCGATGGAGGCCCTGGGCGACTATGTGGCCGGCCCCAGCCACGTGATGCCGACCGGCGGTACCGCGCGCTTTTCCAGCCCGGTGAACGTGCGCGATTTTCAGAAGATCATCTCGGTGGTGGGGGTGAACCGCCGCGCCCTCGAGGCGACCGGTCCGGCCGCCGCCCGGCTGGCCCGCGCCGAGGGTCTCGAGGCACACGCGCGCGCGGTGGAAATCCGGCTCGAGCGCTAA
- a CDS encoding phosphopentomutase gives MKALIIVLDSVGVGELPDAARFGDSGAHTVNHTLEASGAQLPNLARLGLSRIPTVEISGPGQVHGFFGRMREVSPGKDTSTGHWEFMGVQLEHPFKTFHEGFPPEVMDRFEAAIGRGWLCNRPYSGTDVIRDFGEEHLSSGKPIVYTSADSVFQIAAHLDVVPIEQLYDWCAQAREILTGEHAVARVIARPFRGTHPFERAGELRKDFSLVPPPTVLDALKASGAEVIGVGKIPDIYAHRGFTREIHTDDNADGIRKTLDAMRGDFHGLVFTNLVDFDAKYGHRRDPAGYGAALEAFDAALPELMASVPEDGVMLIVSDHGNDPTYRGSDHTREYGMLLAYRPGRSGGDLGERATFADLGATVAEALGAHWDGPGASFWKELA, from the coding sequence ATGAAGGCCCTCATCATCGTTCTCGACTCGGTGGGCGTAGGCGAACTGCCCGACGCTGCGCGCTTCGGCGACAGCGGCGCCCATACGGTCAACCACACCCTCGAGGCCAGCGGCGCGCAGCTGCCGAATCTGGCCCGGCTGGGCCTGAGCCGCATTCCGACCGTGGAGATCAGCGGCCCCGGACAGGTTCACGGCTTTTTTGGGCGCATGCGCGAAGTCTCGCCCGGCAAGGACACCTCGACCGGACACTGGGAATTCATGGGTGTGCAGCTCGAACACCCGTTCAAGACTTTTCACGAGGGCTTTCCGCCCGAGGTGATGGACCGCTTCGAGGCCGCCATCGGTCGCGGCTGGCTGTGCAACCGCCCGTACTCGGGCACCGACGTGATCCGCGACTTCGGCGAGGAGCACCTCAGCAGCGGCAAGCCGATCGTGTACACCTCGGCGGACTCGGTCTTCCAGATCGCCGCGCACCTGGACGTGGTACCGATCGAGCAGCTGTACGACTGGTGCGCGCAGGCCCGTGAGATTCTGACCGGCGAGCACGCCGTGGCACGTGTGATCGCACGCCCGTTCCGGGGCACGCACCCGTTCGAGCGGGCAGGCGAACTGCGCAAGGATTTCTCGCTGGTCCCGCCGCCCACGGTGCTCGACGCCCTCAAGGCCTCCGGGGCCGAGGTGATCGGCGTGGGCAAGATCCCGGACATCTACGCGCACCGAGGCTTCACCCGGGAGATCCACACCGACGACAACGCCGACGGCATCCGCAAGACCTTAGACGCCATGCGCGGCGACTTTCACGGGCTGGTCTTCACCAACCTGGTGGATTTCGACGCCAAGTACGGACACCGCCGCGACCCCGCCGGCTACGGCGCGGCCCTCGAGGCCTTCGATGCCGCGCTGCCCGAACTGATGGCCTCGGTGCCCGAAGACGGCGTGATGCTGATCGTGTCCGATCACGGCAACGACCCGACGTACCGTGGCAGCGACCACACCCGTGAGTATGGCATGTTGCTGGCTTACCGTCCTGGCAGGTCCGGCGGCGATCTGGGCGAGCGCGCCACCTTCGCCGATCTGGGAGCCACGGTGGCCGAAGCACTGGGAGCGCACTGGGACGGCCCAGGCGCGTCCTTCTGGAAGGAGCTGGCATGA
- a CDS encoding nuclear transport factor 2 family protein: MNDQEILNFLRRHLESIYTRDWITYQATTAEDLALYEHFVTPHRQDGLAFHRFMIENSWATGGRSHHLSLLEPRVQWLADGQVAVISYTLMLSLASDSGIEHRSVNETRVIENREGEWQVVHVHKSPAGA; encoded by the coding sequence ATGAACGACCAAGAGATTTTGAATTTCCTGCGACGCCACCTCGAGAGCATCTATACCCGTGACTGGATCACCTACCAGGCCACCACCGCCGAGGACCTGGCCTTATACGAGCATTTCGTGACCCCGCACCGTCAAGACGGGCTGGCTTTTCACCGCTTCATGATCGAGAACAGCTGGGCGACCGGTGGACGCAGCCACCACCTCTCGCTGCTCGAGCCGCGGGTGCAGTGGCTGGCAGACGGGCAGGTCGCGGTGATCAGTTACACCCTGATGCTGTCCCTGGCAAGCGACAGCGGCATCGAGCACCGCAGCGTCAACGAGACCCGGGTGATCGAGAACCGCGAAGGCGAGTGGCAGGTCGTGCACGTGCACAAGAGCCCCGCCGGGGCCTGA
- the lptB gene encoding LPS export ABC transporter ATP-binding protein, with translation MNTAPAAVSSTSPTSQVPQLTASGLYKHYGRRTVVRGVDLTIRRGEIVALFGPNGAGKTTTFYMMVGFVRPAAGQIHLSGQDVTKLPMHRRARMGLGYLPQEPSAFRRMSARDNLLAILEFQNLSPAQQRERADQLLDEFGLLHLADSMAYQLSGGERRRLEIARALTTDPDFILLDEPFTGVDPKSVREIQRLIRDLRERRGLGVFITDHAVRETMALTDRVYLMYDGEVRFQGTPLEFSRDTAARDHYLGHDFEL, from the coding sequence ATGAACACCGCTCCTGCTGCTGTCTCATCCACCTCGCCCACCTCTCAGGTCCCACAGCTGACGGCCAGCGGACTGTACAAACATTACGGGCGCAGGACGGTGGTGCGTGGCGTGGACCTCACCATCCGCCGAGGCGAGATCGTCGCACTCTTCGGACCCAACGGCGCGGGCAAAACCACCACCTTTTACATGATGGTCGGTTTCGTGCGCCCCGCCGCCGGGCAGATTCACCTGTCCGGCCAGGACGTTACCAAGCTCCCGATGCACCGCCGCGCCCGCATGGGCCTGGGCTACCTGCCGCAGGAACCCTCGGCTTTCCGGCGCATGAGTGCCCGTGACAACCTGCTGGCGATCCTCGAGTTCCAGAACCTCAGCCCCGCGCAGCAGCGTGAGCGGGCCGACCAGCTGCTCGACGAGTTCGGGCTGCTGCACCTCGCGGATTCGATGGCCTACCAGCTCTCCGGAGGCGAGCGCCGCCGCCTCGAGATCGCCCGGGCCCTCACCACCGACCCGGACTTTATCCTGCTCGACGAGCCGTTCACCGGGGTGGACCCCAAGAGTGTGCGCGAGATTCAGCGTCTGATCCGCGATCTGCGCGAGCGCCGCGGCTTGGGCGTGTTCATCACCGACCACGCCGTGCGCGAGACCATGGCGCTGACCGACCGCGTGTACCTGATGTACGACGGCGAGGTGCGCTTCCAGGGTACGCCGCTGGAGTTCTCCCGCGACACTGCGGCGCGCGACCACTACCTCGGCCACGACTTCGAACTCTGA
- a CDS encoding HD domain-containing phosphohydrolase: MNPFSFFDGEAPEAGVSGVILPFAVGEYFSEAIEIRDVQGRYLFVNEAAVRLLRRPAEQVIGQLREDLEGLEDPDSELADQQLLRDRRPYTYTRHLTVDGVSRALTTTLLPASPVDAGTLVILSVTHVERPESAHTLAPIFNLELEQRVAERTRDLLRLALTDPLTGLGNRRAFDEDLERLLARPEVGALHLLVVDLDDFKALNDLVGHQHGDQLLHSFARALRAAFQGEGRLYRLGGDEFVGLIYNGPDEGRSQRALLELQRHCRERVEQAAQQVYLEGLSHLSASVGIASYPLEARGGAELMRLADQRMLRQKAGRHAASRLERMHGEQDNRRDDPAESGVVWRAVRSTLALLARDLEGEDNGWEALLAAAVAAVPDADGGTLYMRDGDAFVIQAQVGFTDALLGLRESEEEVRAWYGETELWRVGRARVIRGGQVAQHARRAAIVREGSPEAYDARETLDILRASLCVPVLIDGEVVAQLNLDNLWSDAAFGPQAIMVAEEFAVQVAALLAARIRRTREAARTRELESLVTVSEALYHAQSLEEAELILIGQVNALLNTPDAVYMRYVPELDALHPVSPSGIYRDFTDDLLPRGSGLSWVALEERRTLRVDDVQQDRRVFQPVPMAGRSVIAAPLLDSQGQPIAALIASRPQRGAFSALDARLFSAIASAGATAIERLRATQALRVRAEEFRMLAELSSLVSGLVEPQEVARRCLETCRTFLEADAAVYSDAQLRVFEFAPGVSEDLKAAVYRAVIQRTEGRAAARRVMTSDYTVWPQANRELIAAGTRGLLFLPLPRADGTLSFAGFLWTSSYAVECSVASALAVRSAELIAQAQERQAHLHDLEATREGALLALGLALELRDFETAGHTERVVERSVELGRAMGMSDDELEGVRQGAYLHDVGKLAVPDAILLKPGPLDSDEWRVMQTHTLVGGALMERVSTLMPSTGQMIRWHHERWDGSGYPDRLAGEDIPLCARIFSVVDVYDALTSARPYKRAWSHQEALNEIVAQAGRQFDPRVVEAFVALMAGQEQGGGAEG, translated from the coding sequence ATGAACCCGTTTTCTTTTTTTGACGGCGAAGCACCCGAGGCAGGAGTTTCCGGGGTTATCCTGCCGTTTGCGGTCGGCGAGTATTTCAGCGAGGCCATCGAAATCCGGGATGTGCAGGGCCGTTACCTGTTCGTGAACGAGGCGGCGGTGCGGCTGCTGCGACGTCCGGCCGAGCAGGTGATCGGGCAGCTGCGCGAGGACCTCGAGGGCCTCGAGGACCCGGATTCGGAGCTGGCCGACCAGCAACTGCTGCGCGACCGACGTCCGTACACCTACACCCGGCACCTGACCGTGGACGGGGTGAGCCGTGCGCTGACGACCACGCTGCTCCCGGCGTCGCCGGTGGACGCGGGGACGCTGGTGATCCTGAGCGTGACGCACGTGGAACGCCCGGAGTCGGCACACACGCTCGCGCCCATTTTCAACCTCGAGCTGGAGCAGCGTGTGGCCGAACGAACCCGTGATCTGCTGCGGCTGGCCCTGACCGACCCTCTGACCGGCTTGGGCAACCGCCGCGCGTTCGACGAGGACCTTGAGCGCCTGCTGGCCCGGCCGGAGGTGGGAGCGCTGCACCTGCTGGTGGTAGACCTCGACGACTTCAAGGCGCTGAACGACCTGGTGGGCCATCAGCACGGCGATCAGCTGTTGCACAGCTTCGCGCGGGCGTTGCGCGCCGCTTTTCAGGGCGAGGGACGGCTGTACCGTCTGGGGGGCGATGAGTTCGTAGGGCTGATCTACAACGGACCGGACGAGGGCCGGAGCCAGCGTGCGCTGCTGGAACTGCAGCGCCACTGCCGCGAACGGGTCGAGCAGGCCGCGCAGCAGGTGTACCTCGAGGGGCTTTCGCATCTGAGCGCTTCGGTAGGCATTGCCAGCTATCCGCTCGAGGCGCGCGGCGGAGCCGAGCTGATGCGCCTGGCCGACCAGCGCATGCTGCGGCAGAAGGCCGGACGGCATGCGGCGTCGCGTCTGGAGCGCATGCACGGCGAACAGGACAACCGGCGGGATGATCCGGCCGAGTCCGGGGTGGTGTGGCGCGCGGTCCGTTCGACCCTGGCCCTGCTGGCCCGCGACCTCGAGGGCGAGGACAACGGCTGGGAGGCGCTGCTCGCGGCAGCGGTGGCGGCGGTTCCCGATGCGGACGGGGGTACGCTGTACATGCGTGACGGCGACGCTTTCGTGATCCAGGCCCAGGTGGGCTTTACCGATGCGCTGCTGGGCTTGCGGGAATCCGAAGAGGAAGTGCGCGCTTGGTACGGGGAAACCGAGCTCTGGCGCGTTGGGCGTGCCCGGGTGATCCGGGGAGGGCAGGTGGCGCAGCATGCGCGGCGTGCAGCGATCGTGCGTGAGGGGTCGCCGGAAGCTTACGATGCGCGCGAGACCCTGGACATCCTGCGGGCCAGCCTGTGCGTTCCGGTACTGATCGACGGTGAGGTGGTGGCCCAGCTCAATCTGGACAACCTGTGGTCCGACGCGGCGTTCGGTCCGCAGGCCATCATGGTGGCCGAGGAGTTTGCGGTGCAGGTCGCGGCGCTGCTCGCGGCGCGCATCCGCCGCACGCGCGAGGCCGCCCGCACGCGCGAGCTCGAGTCGCTGGTTACGGTCAGCGAGGCGCTCTACCACGCCCAGTCCCTCGAGGAGGCCGAACTGATCCTGATCGGGCAGGTCAACGCGCTGCTGAACACGCCGGACGCGGTGTACATGCGTTATGTGCCCGAACTGGACGCGCTGCACCCGGTTTCGCCCTCGGGGATTTACCGGGATTTTACCGACGACCTGCTGCCTCGGGGCAGCGGGCTGTCGTGGGTTGCACTCGAGGAACGGCGGACCCTGCGGGTAGATGATGTTCAGCAAGACCGCCGGGTGTTTCAGCCTGTTCCCATGGCGGGACGCTCGGTGATCGCTGCTCCGCTGCTCGACTCGCAGGGCCAGCCGATTGCGGCGCTGATCGCTTCCAGGCCGCAGCGCGGCGCGTTCAGCGCGCTGGACGCGAGGCTGTTCAGCGCCATCGCCTCGGCGGGCGCGACGGCCATCGAGCGTCTGCGCGCCACCCAGGCGCTGCGGGTGCGGGCCGAGGAATTCCGCATGTTGGCCGAACTCTCTTCGCTGGTCAGCGGGCTGGTGGAACCGCAGGAGGTCGCGCGGCGCTGCCTGGAAACCTGCCGTACCTTTCTCGAGGCGGACGCTGCGGTCTACAGTGATGCGCAGCTGCGGGTGTTCGAGTTCGCGCCGGGGGTTTCCGAGGACCTGAAGGCGGCGGTGTACCGGGCGGTGATTCAGCGGACCGAAGGCCGTGCAGCGGCGCGGCGGGTCATGACCTCGGATTATACGGTGTGGCCGCAGGCGAACCGTGAGCTGATCGCGGCCGGAACACGCGGTCTGCTGTTTTTGCCGCTACCGCGCGCGGATGGGACCCTGAGTTTCGCCGGTTTTCTGTGGACCTCGAGCTACGCGGTGGAATGCTCGGTCGCCTCGGCTCTGGCGGTGCGTTCGGCCGAACTGATCGCGCAGGCACAGGAGCGGCAAGCACACCTGCATGACCTCGAGGCAACCCGCGAAGGAGCGCTGCTGGCCCTGGGTCTGGCGCTGGAACTGCGCGACTTCGAGACGGCCGGTCATACCGAGCGGGTGGTGGAGCGTTCGGTAGAACTCGGACGGGCCATGGGAATGAGCGACGACGAACTCGAGGGAGTGCGGCAGGGCGCTTACCTGCACGATGTGGGCAAGTTGGCGGTGCCGGACGCCATCTTGCTGAAGCCGGGGCCGCTGGACTCGGACGAATGGCGGGTGATGCAGACCCATACCCTGGTGGGAGGCGCGCTGATGGAGCGGGTCTCGACCCTGATGCCAAGTACCGGTCAGATGATCCGCTGGCACCACGAGCGCTGGGACGGAAGCGGGTACCCGGACCGGCTCGCCGGCGAGGACATTCCGCTCTGTGCCCGGATTTTCAGCGTGGTTGACGTGTACGACGCTCTGACAAGTGCGCGGCCTTACAAGCGGGCGTGGAGCCATCAGGAGGCGTTGAACGAGATCGTGGCGCAGGCGGGGCGGCAGTTTGATCCTCGGGTGGTGGAGGCGTTCGTGGCCCTGATGGCCGGGCAGGAGCAGGGCGGCGGCGCAGAGGGATGA
- a CDS encoding DUF3108 domain-containing protein: MRPEELHYTLYADGKFAGESVWRVTPEKHHWLIRQTTEFVGPPIGNVRRVQTSRLNPKRRTSAAYSEGPDSSARAAKPSFETVFDRKSGVVTVRQGRDEASIPMVQDYQDPLSLIVLLRDLPADAELPLRVPMIGASAYVQRLPDALCPTPWGDLEARVYYLRPGGAVVYIEQNEPNRPLRLTQEVDGVVMDSLISLPGGRSAPPRKDSSPRREEPRRRRTRPRKENDKR, encoded by the coding sequence TTGCGCCCCGAGGAACTGCACTACACGCTGTACGCCGACGGCAAGTTCGCTGGCGAGTCGGTGTGGCGTGTCACGCCCGAAAAACACCACTGGCTGATCCGGCAGACCACCGAGTTCGTCGGTCCCCCGATCGGCAACGTCCGCCGGGTCCAAACCTCGAGGCTGAATCCCAAACGCCGCACCTCGGCTGCGTACAGCGAGGGACCGGACAGCAGCGCCCGAGCCGCAAAACCCAGCTTTGAAACGGTATTTGACCGCAAGAGCGGGGTGGTCACCGTGCGGCAGGGCCGCGACGAGGCCAGCATCCCGATGGTGCAGGACTACCAGGACCCGCTGAGCCTGATCGTGCTGCTGCGCGACTTGCCCGCAGACGCCGAGCTGCCGCTGCGCGTCCCGATGATCGGCGCGTCGGCCTACGTGCAGCGGCTTCCCGACGCGCTATGCCCCACGCCCTGGGGTGACCTCGAGGCGCGGGTGTACTACCTGCGCCCGGGGGGCGCGGTGGTGTACATCGAACAGAACGAGCCGAACCGTCCGCTGCGCCTGACCCAGGAGGTAGACGGCGTGGTGATGGATTCGCTGATCAGCCTGCCGGGGGGACGCAGCGCCCCGCCGCGCAAGGACAGCTCCCCTCGCCGGGAGGAGCCGCGCCGCAGACGCACGCGGCCGCGCAAGGAGAACGACAAGCGATGA
- a CDS encoding helix-turn-helix transcriptional regulator, whose product MYDPSMRVLTVLEILQTRERISGRELAARLEVNVRTVQRYIARLQDLGVPVESIRGPGGAYRLRPGFRLPPMMFGTEEALALVLGLDALSHLGLAQIAPATSGVRAKLERVLPAAVSEQVRALRAALELDAPQWTAPTDVALVTTLALAVHARRRVRLNYRARGQAESLRTVEPLGLLQYEGRWLLAARCLLRGDLRSFRVDRVHTAEMLNENFEPPVNFRLREYLYRSLAFAPEGWQVEVWLDAPISKLEYFLPRGRALLEPEGDGTRLRCGASDLEGFAARLLQIGCRLEVRRPTELITAFEALSRRALEVAASAAVST is encoded by the coding sequence ATGTACGATCCGTCGATGCGCGTCTTGACGGTCCTCGAGATCCTGCAGACCCGCGAGCGTATCAGCGGCAGGGAACTGGCAGCCCGCCTCGAGGTGAACGTCCGCACGGTCCAGCGCTACATCGCCCGGCTGCAGGACCTGGGCGTACCGGTCGAGTCCATACGCGGTCCGGGCGGAGCGTACCGCCTCCGGCCCGGCTTCCGGCTGCCACCGATGATGTTCGGCACCGAAGAAGCCTTGGCCCTGGTGCTGGGCTTAGACGCGCTGTCGCACCTGGGTCTGGCCCAGATCGCTCCGGCCACCAGCGGCGTCCGAGCCAAACTCGAGCGGGTGCTGCCCGCTGCGGTCAGCGAACAGGTGCGCGCCCTGCGCGCGGCCCTCGAACTCGACGCACCGCAGTGGACCGCCCCCACCGATGTCGCGCTCGTCACGACGCTGGCGCTGGCGGTACACGCCCGCCGCCGGGTCCGGCTGAACTACCGGGCACGCGGGCAGGCCGAGTCGCTGCGCACGGTCGAACCGCTGGGGCTGCTGCAGTACGAGGGCCGTTGGCTGCTCGCCGCCCGCTGCCTGCTGCGCGGCGACTTGAGGTCGTTCCGGGTAGACCGGGTGCACACCGCCGAGATGCTCAACGAAAACTTCGAGCCTCCCGTCAACTTCCGGCTGCGCGAGTACCTGTACCGCAGCCTGGCCTTCGCACCCGAAGGCTGGCAGGTCGAGGTGTGGCTCGACGCTCCCATCAGCAAGCTGGAGTACTTCCTGCCGCGCGGACGCGCCCTGCTCGAACCCGAGGGTGACGGCACCCGGCTGCGCTGCGGCGCCAGCGACCTCGAGGGGTTTGCGGCCCGCTTGCTGCAGATCGGCTGCCGCCTCGAGGTGCGCCGCCCGACCGAACTCATCACGGCCTTTGAGGCGCTCTCCCGCCGGGCCCTCGAGGTGGCAGCCTCCGCCGCTGTCAGCACCTAG